One Nocardia huaxiensis genomic window, AACACCCAGTCCCCGTCGGCCGGGCGCAGATCCGCGATGACTTCGCGATCGGCGCCATCGCCGCGCATGCCGGGTCCCCAGAAGGCTTGCAGCAGACCGCGATCCGCTGCCGACATGGCGCCGGGCTGTTGGGTGTAGGCAATGCGGATACCCAATTCGTCGCAGCGTTTGCGGAGCTCCGCGATATTGGTGACAAGGCGCTCACGCAGACCTTCCGGTAGAGACCGCAGGAAGTACTGCTGCATATCGTGAATGAGCAGGACCGCTCGATCCGGGGCCACGGTCCAGTCCGCGACATTCGGCGGCAGTTCGTGGTTGGTCGGTAGCGGATAGTCGATGATTTCGGGCAGTGCGGACACGGCCATCCTTTCGTGCGGTGTCGAGAAGGGGTCAGACGCCGAGGGTGGCGCCGCCGTCGACGGTCAAGCGGTGCATGGTGATATGCGCGGCGCGGTCGGAGAGCAGGAACAGCGCGGCGTCGGCGATGTCCTCGGGCGCGGCCAGTTTCCGCAGCGGGATGCCGACCCGATAGGCGCCGGGTACGCCGTCGATGGTGCCGATGCGACCGGTCTCGTCGGCCCACATGGAGGTGAGCATCGGGGTGTCGGTGGAGCCC contains:
- a CDS encoding isochorismatase family protein — encoded protein: MAVSALPEIIDYPLPTNHELPPNVADWTVAPDRAVLLIHDMQQYFLRSLPEGLRERLVTNIAELRKRCDELGIRIAYTQQPGAMSAADRGLLQAFWGPGMRGDGADREVIADLRPADGDWVFTKWRYSAFVRSDLLERMRHAGRDQLIVCGVYAHIGVLTTAVDAFSNDIQTFLVADAVADFSAEHHRIALDIAARKCAVVTTCAEVLAERGA